The following proteins are encoded in a genomic region of Arachis ipaensis cultivar K30076 chromosome B02, Araip1.1, whole genome shotgun sequence:
- the LOC110268263 gene encoding uncharacterized protein LOC110268263 translates to MEDIDANQMERQISAIKVVRDVEIERLLMELRLVRSCFSEEQLRKPMLQVFEETLPNPSIVKDEGNEKFDVKWKERGSRMSTTCGRTGFLGDENLHFKDFVFKEPCEAQTLTSQEGLQTPNVSSQRLSVGMTPKTLRLPKPSEMLLSVHGSPFGVYKENNMEAIYESEEG, encoded by the exons ATGGAAGATATAGATGCAAATCAAA TGGAGCGTCAAATCAGTGCAATTAAGGTGGTTCGTGATGTTGAGATTGAGCGATTGTTGATGGAACTTCGTTTGGTTCGGTCGTGTTTCAGTGAGGAACAGCTTCGGAAGCCAATGCTGCAGGTCTTCGAAGAAACCTTACCGAATCCCTCAATTGTGAAAGATGAAGGGAATGAAAAATTTGATGTGAAGTGGAAAGAGAGAGGGAGCAGAATGTCCACGACTTGTG GGAGAacaggatttcttggtgatgaaaaTCTTCATTTTAAGGACTTT GTTTTTAAGGAGCCATGTGAAGCTCAGACTCTCACAAGTCAAGAAGGTCTTCAGACTCCCAAT GTGAGTAGTCAGCGCTTGTCTGTTGGGATGACACCCAAAACCCTTAGGCTGCCGAAACCTAGCGAGATGCTTCTCTCTGTCCATGGATCACCTTTTGGTGTTTACAAGGAAAATAACATGGAAGCTATATATG